The region AATCCGCAAGAAGCGAACAGAATTGAAAAGATTGTCTTGCATTATACCGTAAAAGGCCGTCATTTGAATTATGACAAACTGGAAAAGAACCTGAAACTTTCACGGCAAAACTGTTCAATGGTTCGTTCTGTGGAAAGTTCCATTGATATCGAGGAGACGATTGAAGCAATTGAATTAAGCGAGTAAATTTACGGCGTATAAATTTCATGTGTCCGAAAAAACTAAGCCAAAAGGAAAGGAATGGGATACATGAAAAAAAGTACGTTTATCACTTTGATTTTATCCGCATTGATATTATCACTTCCTTTTTCTGTCTTCGGTAAAGAAAAGCAGAAGGAAGAAGATGACACGAAGGTTCCAAGCCATGTTTTGAACATATCGAAAGAAAATACGTACCCGAACTCAACCGAGGATCAGGAAATAGTGGAGCCAAGCGAGTTTACCAAAGAAATGATAGCAGAAGTCGATATACCGATTGAAAATCCCGAATTGATAAAAATGCTTAATGAAACATCGATAAACCCGTCCCCGATTGCATTTGGATACCGCGGGATGGTTTATATCGGTCGATGGCCGCTGAATTACGATTCACAGGAAACGAACATTAATTGGGAGTATCAAAAAATTAATACAAACGAAATGAACAACAGGGGAGGGGAATCTGAGCAAAAGCTGCATTATACACAGCATAAGAAAAAGGAAATCACCGGTGCTCTGACAAATAAAATTGCCAACCCTGATGATATTAAGAAAATGATGCTTTTGGAAGCAAAAGAGAAGATTGAGCTTCCACTAGCATACAGTACTGTAATTGGCAAGGAAACAAAGAAGGATAACTCCTACGTTATCCCGCCTAAAAAGTTTGGCGTTTTGCAGGCTTATGCTCCAGCTGTTAATGAAAAGGGGCGTGTAACCTTTGGTGAAGTTTACTTTCAGCTGAAAGGTCCAGATAAAGCAATTGTTGTTAAAAATGTAACCAAGCAGGGAATTGGCGCCTGGATTCCAATTCAGGATTATGTTTCATTTTCTTTTCAGATGAAATAATGTTACGAAAAACCCGCCCGTTGCAGGCGGGTTTTTTGGACAGTTGAGAAAGAATAAAACCTTTTCTTACTGCATAAATGCTAGGTGACAACCAAACCACCATATGAATTGGTTAAAATGAAATATGTAAGAAAAGGGTTGATTTCCTCACTTTAATGCTTTATCATAATGAAGTGTTAAAGATAGTTTCGCTAGAGAGGGGAAAAATGATGGAATGGGTTGTGGTTATTTCTGTTCTGGTAATGACAATACTCAGCTTATTGCGGGTTAATGTGGTGTTGGCAATCATCATCGCGGCAATAACGGCTGGTGTATTATCAGGGCAGTCGATTATAGAATCAATTGATATGATGATCAGCGGAATGGGAGGACAAGCGGAAACGGCTCTGAGTTATATCCTGCTTGGTGCTTTTGCAGTGGCAATCAGTTATACGGGGATTACCGCTATCCTTGTCAATTTTTTAATAAGGGTATTGACAGGAAAGAAAACGATGATGGTTCTCGTTATTGCCGGTGTTGCTTCACTTTCGCAAAACCTGGTACCAGTTCATATTGCATTTATACCAATATTAATACCGCCATTATTAAAAGTATTTGATGATATGAAATTGGACCGGCGTGCTGTAGCGTCAGCATTGACCTTCGGGTTAAAAGCGCCATATATTATGATCCCTGCAGGGTTCGGACTGATTTTTCACGGAATTATTGTAAAAGGGATGGAACAGAATGGTGTGGAAATTACCATGACGGAAACAGCCCTTTCCATGCTTATCCCGGGATCAGGGATGATTATCGGCTTATTGATTGCGGTATTCATTACCTACCGGAAAGATCGTGTAGCAAAACCCGGCGCAGGGGGTGGAGAGGTTAATTTTACAGCCCCCCAACTGGAAAAGGTAACATTTAACCGTAAGCACTTCATGACTTTAGTGGCAATTGCCGGAGCCTTAGTCGTTCAGCTTGTTTCACAAAATCTTGTAGCGGGCGCACTAACCGGACTGATATTAATGTTTGCACTTGTCGCTGTTCCGTTTGGAAATGGCGATCAGATTATGACGGATGGGATTGCCATGATGGGGACAATTGCCTTTGTTATGCTTGTCGCATCCGGTTATGGTCACATCCTTACTGAAACCGGGGCAGTGGATGCATTGGTCGAAGCGTCTTCTGGTACTCTGAATAACAATAAAGGATTAATTGCATTGATTCTGCTGCTTGTTGGTCTAATTGTCACAATAGGGATTGGTTCATCGTTTGGAACAATTCCGATTATCGCATCATTGTTTGTGCCGATTTGTCTTGCCGCAGGTTTTTCGCCAATGGCAATTGCAACACTGATCGGAACATCAGGTGCGCTGGGTGACGCAGGGTCACCGGCATCAGACAGTACACTCGGACCGACATCAGGCTTAAATGCCGATGGTAAGCATCACCATATTTGGGATACTTGCGTACCGACTTTTTTACACTATAACATTCCGCTGTTCATCTTAGGATGGATCGGCGCTATGGTATTATAGTTGAATAGCATGTGCAGATTTAGGTAAAAGTAAGGAAAAATGAGGTGAGTTGTCTTGCGGAAATCGTTCATTTCTGTTTCCATCATCATGTTTTTCTTTGCTTTTCTGTTTTTCGCTGGCCAGGTATCTGCTGAAAGCGGCTTTGGCTGGGGTTACAAGAAAAACAATGAAAATAAAATACCGGAAATCGGTAAGTACAAGGATCTTCTTGATAAATATGGGGCTTATTTTGCCGATAATTCCGGCGAGAAAGTGATTTATCTGACATTTGATAATGGTTACGAAGAAGGTTATACCGATAATATTCTGGATGTGTTGAAAAAAGAAAACGTACCAGCAACATTTTTTGTTACCGGACACTATGTGGAAAGCAAACCGAAGCTGGTGAAACGGATAGTAGACGAGGGGCATATCGTCGGGAATCACTCTTATCATCATCCTGATTTTACAACGGTCACCAAGAAGTCAATGAGAAAAGAATTGGAATCGTTGGAGGACGCGGTTGCCGAAGTTTCGGATCAGGAGGAAATGAAATATTTGCGGCCGCCAAGAGGGATGTTTAATGAAGACACGTTGGAATGGGCAAATGAATTAGGTTATATCCACATCTTCTGGTCGCTTGCTTTTAAGGACTGGGAAACGGATCATCAACAAGGATGGAAATATGCGTATAAAAATATTATGGAACAAATCCATCCCGGTGCGATCGTACTTCTGCATACGGTGTCATCGGATAATGCCAAGGCACTCGACAAAGTTATTACCTCACTGAAGGAGAAGGGCTATAAATTTAAAAGCCTTGATTATCTGGTAATGAAAGATATGCTGCCACGACCTGTGTTTGGATATTAATGTAAGGACTGCTCAACTCAATTGATTTGGGCAGTTTTTTTGTGATTGGATTTCTTATCAAGGCCAGGTCAGTCATCTGACGGGCACCGTTACTGGAAGTATAGAAAAATTACAATAGAGACAATTCCCCTCCACATGTTTTGGAAAATTTTTTGTTGGGAAAACGTTTTAATAGAAAACATCCATACAGTGATAACAAGGAGGGGAAGTATGAGTGAAGAAAATAAAAGGAATGTAAATAGCAAGAACGAACAGCTCGAACAGTTTCGCAGCGATGATCGTGATAAGCATCTGACGACCAATCAAGGGCTGAAGGTTTCTGAAGATGAATTTTCACTCAAAGCAGGGGAACGTGGTCCAACTTTAATGGAGGATTTTCATTTTCGCGAAAAGATGACGCACTTTGACCATGAGCGTATTCCTGAACGGATTGTGCATGCAAGAGGATATGGAGCTCATGGCGAGTTTGAACTTTACGAATCAATGAAAGAATACACGAAAGCGAAATTTTTGCAGGAACCAGGTTCGAAAGTTCCTGTATTTGTACGAATGTCTACGGTTGCCGGATCGAAGGGCTCTGCGGATATTCCGAGGGATGTCCGGGGGTTTGCAACGAAGTTTTACACAGAGGAAGGTAATTTCGACTTAGTTGGCAATAATATGCCGGTATTTTTTATCCAGGATGCTATTAAGTTTCCTGATTTTGTCCATGCCGTCAAACCAGAACCGGATACGGGGTATCCACAGGCAGCTTCGGCACATGATACTTTTTGGGATTTTATCGCCAATAATCAGGAATCTGCACATATGGTCATGTGGCTTATGTCGGACCGGGCAATCCCGAGGAATTTACGGATGATGGAAGGTTTCGGTGTGCATACTTTCCGTTTGGTCAATGAAGAAGGGAAATCCCATTTTGTTAAATTCCATTGGAAACCAGAGCTAGGTGTTCACTCCACAGTGTGGGATGAAGCCCAAAAAATAAATGGAAAGAATCCGGACTTTAACCGGCAGGACCTCCACGAGACGATTGAAAATGGTGATTATCCTTCATGGAAACTAGGAGTACAAGTCATTCCGGAAGAAGATGAGTTCAAATTTGATTTTGATATATTAGATCCAACGAAATTATGGCCGGAAGAAGAAGTGCCTGTTAAAGTGGTTGGCAGAATGACACTCAACCGCAATGTTGACAACGTTTTTGCTGAGACAGAGCAAGTGGCATTTCACCCGGGAAGTGTGGTGCCCGGCATCGATTTTTCCAATGACCCATTACTGCAGGGGCGCTTGTTTTCCTATACGGATACGCAGTTGATCAGGCTTGGCGGACCGAATTTCCACGAATTGCCGATTAATCGGCCAGTCTCCCCTTTCCATAACAATCAACGGGATGGCTATGGAAGACAGACAATCAATGTAGGCAAGACAAGCTATCACAACAATTCCATTGCCAGCAATACACCATCTGTTGCAACAGAAGCGGAAGGGGGCTATGCCCATTATCAGGAAAAAGTCGACGGACGTAAGATCCAGGCCAGAAGTGAAAGCTTTAAAGATCATTTCTCACAGGCCACACTATTTTACAACAGCATGACAGATGTGGAAAAAACGCATATTAAAGAAGCGTTTAGCTTTGAGCTCGGTATGGTGAATGACAAATCTATCCGCCAGCAGGTAGTGAATATGATTACGAATATTAATTTGGAACTCTCTCAAGAGGTTGCTGCAAATATTGGTGTACAAGTCCCGACGGAAGGAGGATCGAATGTGACCAAATCTTCACCGGCACTCAGTCAGGCAAATACGGTCAATAAGCCGGATACGATGAAAATTGGGGTTTTACTTGATGATGGATTTACTGGTGAAGCAGTGCAAAAAGTGCTGGATGGATTGAAAGAAAATAAGACGTATCCAACGGTGATTAGCTCCAAACTGGGCAAAATCCACGGTGATGATGGCACAGAAATTGAGGCCGTTGGCACGTTTGATACGGGACATCCCGTACTGTTTGATGCAGTGTATGTAGCTGGCGGTGCAGAAACGGATGCCAACTTCCAAAAACAAGCAGGCTATTTTGTAACCGAAATGTTCAATCATTATAAACCAATCGGTGCAACAGGTGAGGGTATCGCTATCCTTCATGAAGCGGGTATTACGGATGTTGCCGGTGTCGTAACGGGTGAAGATGTGGAACAATTTCTTTCTGCATATGTGGATGCAGTGTCTCAACATCGCCATTGGAATAGGAATGTGTGAAGATGAGGCATGGACAAGCGAGGGTCCAGGTATGTGGCCCCCGCTTTTTTCCTATTTTCTACTGTACATATCACCGTGGGTAGTTAGATCCTATGTCTTTCGTTTCAAATATTCCGAACGTTTGCTATAATGGAACTATCCACAAGAATTGGAGTTGATAGCATGAACAGGGAAGATTTGATTGCTCCGAAAGACTACAACATTGTGATGGAAATGGAGCGTTTTGCAAAAGATCCTGCCCGAAAAGCATTGATTTGGCAAAATGAAGCAGGTGACGCAAAAGAAATTACGTATGATCAATTAATAAAAAATGTAAACAAGATTGGGAATGTTTTTCTGGAACAGGGCTTGAAACATGGGGACAAAATTCTGGTTATGATCCCCCGGTTGATTGGAGCATATGAAACATATCTGGCAGCGCTGAAGACCGGAATAATTATTATTCCAAGCTCAGAAATGCTGAAAACAAAAGACCTGCAATACCGTGTTAGCCACGGGGAAGTCAGCGGTGTTGTCAGCTACTATCCTTTCGTTGATCAGTATAAAGATATAAAAGAATATGATGATCTAACGTTATTTTCAGTCGGAAAACAGGTCGATGGTTGGCACAGTCTTGATGATTTGAAAGAAAATGCATCGGACGAGCTGGAAATGGCTGATACAAAAAGCGATGACATCGCATTTTTACCGTATACGTCCGGAACAACGGGAAATCCAAAAGGCGTAGTACATACACATGGCTGGGGCTATGCACATCTGAAAACCGCCTCGGCAAACTGGCTTTCGATTAATGAAGGAGATAAAGTCTGGGCGACTGCAGGGCCAGGCTGGCAAAAGTGGATCTGGAGTCCGTTCCTGTCCGTATTAGGTGCGGGTGCAACCGGTTTTGTTTATAATGGTAAATTTGATCCGAAGACATATTTGGGATTGCTGCAGGACGAGGACATCAATGTATTATGTTGTACGCCAACGGAATACCGGCTGATGGCTAAAGTGGACAATCTCGATGATTATCAGCTCCCGGCGCTGCACAGCGCAGTTTCGGCAGGTGAACCGCTGAACAGGGAAGTGATTGATACATTCCAGAAATACTTTGATGTAACCGTTCGTGACGGCTATGGTCAAACCGAGAATACGTTATTGCTCGGTTTTATGAAAGATACGAAGGTAATACCAGGCGCAATGGGGAAACCGACTCCGGGCAACGATGTTGAGGTCGTTGACGAAAACGGTGATCCCTTGCCTGCCGGTGAAGTTGGTGACATTGCAGTGAAGCTGGATTGTCCGGCATTGTTCCGTGAGTACTACAAAGATTCAGAGCGTACAAGCATGTCAAGACGCGGTGATTATTATATTACCGGTGACCAGGCATCCAAAGATGAAGAAGGATATTTCTGGTTTGAAGGCCGCAGTGATGATATCATTATCAGTTCCGGCTATACGATTGGCCCATTTGAGGTAGAGGATGCCCTCGTCAAACATCCGTCTGTTCAGGAATGTGCGGTTGTCGCAAGTCCGCATGAAATTCGCGGGAATATTGTGAAGGCATTCGTTGTATTGCGTCCGGGTGTTGACGGCAATGACGAACTGGTCAAAACACTTCAGGATCATGTGAAGCAATCAACAGCGCCGTATAAATATCCGAGAGAAATAGCGTTTATTGACGAACTGCCAAAAACGACTTCCGGAAAGATCAGGCGTGTAGAGTTACGACAAAAGGAGAAAGCGAAACAGTAGAGATGATATAGGTGAAAAACCCAAGTACAGCTGGCAGCTGTGCTTGGGTTTTTTGTTATTTTGATATACCAAGCGATTCCCTCAATTTACCCGTTGCCTGATTTAATCCCTCTTCAGATGGAATAAAATATACCGATCCACCTACACGCTGGTCGGACCCTTCGACTTCAATGGTTTGAATTTGTGACGAATCTAGTGACGCATAAGTTCGCATCAGTTTAAAAATCTCCATTGGTCTGAGACTGGTCTCGACATTTTTGCCAAGGATATTTGAAATCTCTCCAAGATTGAATAAGGTTCTGACAGATATTGCTTTGTCCACCGCAGCCTGAATAAACTGCCGCTGCCGTTCATCCCGTGAATAAACAGTGTTGACATCTCGCTTACGCATCCGTACAAATGCAAGCGCTTCTTCGCCATTCAACGTTGTTTTTCCTTCTTCAAAATAGATTCGTTTGTTATTGTTAAAAATATTTTTCTCCCAAAAACCTT is a window of Virgibacillus ihumii DNA encoding:
- a CDS encoding YfkD famly protein, which produces MKKSTFITLILSALILSLPFSVFGKEKQKEEDDTKVPSHVLNISKENTYPNSTEDQEIVEPSEFTKEMIAEVDIPIENPELIKMLNETSINPSPIAFGYRGMVYIGRWPLNYDSQETNINWEYQKINTNEMNNRGGESEQKLHYTQHKKKEITGALTNKIANPDDIKKMMLLEAKEKIELPLAYSTVIGKETKKDNSYVIPPKKFGVLQAYAPAVNEKGRVTFGEVYFQLKGPDKAIVVKNVTKQGIGAWIPIQDYVSFSFQMK
- a CDS encoding Na+/H+ antiporter family protein; amino-acid sequence: MEWVVVISVLVMTILSLLRVNVVLAIIIAAITAGVLSGQSIIESIDMMISGMGGQAETALSYILLGAFAVAISYTGITAILVNFLIRVLTGKKTMMVLVIAGVASLSQNLVPVHIAFIPILIPPLLKVFDDMKLDRRAVASALTFGLKAPYIMIPAGFGLIFHGIIVKGMEQNGVEITMTETALSMLIPGSGMIIGLLIAVFITYRKDRVAKPGAGGGEVNFTAPQLEKVTFNRKHFMTLVAIAGALVVQLVSQNLVAGALTGLILMFALVAVPFGNGDQIMTDGIAMMGTIAFVMLVASGYGHILTETGAVDALVEASSGTLNNNKGLIALILLLVGLIVTIGIGSSFGTIPIIASLFVPICLAAGFSPMAIATLIGTSGALGDAGSPASDSTLGPTSGLNADGKHHHIWDTCVPTFLHYNIPLFILGWIGAMVL
- the pdaA gene encoding delta-lactam-biosynthetic de-N-acetylase; translation: MFFFAFLFFAGQVSAESGFGWGYKKNNENKIPEIGKYKDLLDKYGAYFADNSGEKVIYLTFDNGYEEGYTDNILDVLKKENVPATFFVTGHYVESKPKLVKRIVDEGHIVGNHSYHHPDFTTVTKKSMRKELESLEDAVAEVSDQEEMKYLRPPRGMFNEDTLEWANELGYIHIFWSLAFKDWETDHQQGWKYAYKNIMEQIHPGAIVLLHTVSSDNAKALDKVITSLKEKGYKFKSLDYLVMKDMLPRPVFGY
- a CDS encoding catalase; protein product: MSEENKRNVNSKNEQLEQFRSDDRDKHLTTNQGLKVSEDEFSLKAGERGPTLMEDFHFREKMTHFDHERIPERIVHARGYGAHGEFELYESMKEYTKAKFLQEPGSKVPVFVRMSTVAGSKGSADIPRDVRGFATKFYTEEGNFDLVGNNMPVFFIQDAIKFPDFVHAVKPEPDTGYPQAASAHDTFWDFIANNQESAHMVMWLMSDRAIPRNLRMMEGFGVHTFRLVNEEGKSHFVKFHWKPELGVHSTVWDEAQKINGKNPDFNRQDLHETIENGDYPSWKLGVQVIPEEDEFKFDFDILDPTKLWPEEEVPVKVVGRMTLNRNVDNVFAETEQVAFHPGSVVPGIDFSNDPLLQGRLFSYTDTQLIRLGGPNFHELPINRPVSPFHNNQRDGYGRQTINVGKTSYHNNSIASNTPSVATEAEGGYAHYQEKVDGRKIQARSESFKDHFSQATLFYNSMTDVEKTHIKEAFSFELGMVNDKSIRQQVVNMITNINLELSQEVAANIGVQVPTEGGSNVTKSSPALSQANTVNKPDTMKIGVLLDDGFTGEAVQKVLDGLKENKTYPTVISSKLGKIHGDDGTEIEAVGTFDTGHPVLFDAVYVAGGAETDANFQKQAGYFVTEMFNHYKPIGATGEGIAILHEAGITDVAGVVTGEDVEQFLSAYVDAVSQHRHWNRNV
- the mbcS gene encoding acyl-CoA synthetase MbcS, which encodes MNREDLIAPKDYNIVMEMERFAKDPARKALIWQNEAGDAKEITYDQLIKNVNKIGNVFLEQGLKHGDKILVMIPRLIGAYETYLAALKTGIIIIPSSEMLKTKDLQYRVSHGEVSGVVSYYPFVDQYKDIKEYDDLTLFSVGKQVDGWHSLDDLKENASDELEMADTKSDDIAFLPYTSGTTGNPKGVVHTHGWGYAHLKTASANWLSINEGDKVWATAGPGWQKWIWSPFLSVLGAGATGFVYNGKFDPKTYLGLLQDEDINVLCCTPTEYRLMAKVDNLDDYQLPALHSAVSAGEPLNREVIDTFQKYFDVTVRDGYGQTENTLLLGFMKDTKVIPGAMGKPTPGNDVEVVDENGDPLPAGEVGDIAVKLDCPALFREYYKDSERTSMSRRGDYYITGDQASKDEEGYFWFEGRSDDIIISSGYTIGPFEVEDALVKHPSVQECAVVASPHEIRGNIVKAFVVLRPGVDGNDELVKTLQDHVKQSTAPYKYPREIAFIDELPKTTSGKIRRVELRQKEKAKQ